Proteins co-encoded in one Bacteroidota bacterium genomic window:
- a CDS encoding trehalose-6-phosphate synthase, whose protein sequence is MTKEEESHYYYGFSNEGLWPLCHLAHTRPTFRIEDWEYYKKVNEKFAETILEECKDEEQPFILIQDYHFALLPELIKRKKPRARVAIFWHIPWPNPESFGICPWQRKFLPECSVLI, encoded by the coding sequence TTGACAAAGGAAGAGGAAAGCCATTATTATTATGGATTTTCAAATGAAGGGCTTTGGCCTTTATGTCATCTCGCTCATACCCGGCCAACTTTCAGAATTGAAGACTGGGAATATTATAAAAAAGTCAATGAGAAATTTGCAGAAACTATTTTAGAAGAATGTAAGGATGAAGAACAACCATTTATATTGATCCAGGATTATCATTTTGCATTACTTCCTGAATTGATCAAACGTAAAAAGCCAAGAGCAAGAGTAGCCATCTTCTGGCATATTCCATGGCCTAATCCCGAATCATTTGGAATCTGTCCATGGCAAAGGAAATTCTTACCGGAATGCTCGGTGCTGATCTGA